The Pectobacterium carotovorum genome includes a window with the following:
- the rpmC gene encoding 50S ribosomal protein L29 — MKANELREKSVEELNTELLGLLREQFNLRMQAASGQLQQTHLVKQVRHNIARVKTLLTEKAGA; from the coding sequence ATGAAAGCAAATGAGCTGCGTGAAAAAAGCGTCGAAGAGCTGAACACTGAACTGCTCGGCCTGCTGCGCGAGCAATTTAACCTGCGTATGCAGGCTGCCAGTGGTCAGTTGCAACAGACTCACCTGGTAAAACAAGTGCGTCACAATATTGCACGTGTTAAGACTTTACTGACTGAGAAGGCGGGTGCGTAA
- the rpsQ gene encoding 30S ribosomal protein S17: MTDKIRTLQGRVVSDKMEKSMVVAIERFVKHPLYGKFIKRTTKLHVHDENNECGIGDVVEIRECRPLSKTKSWTLVRVVEKAIL, from the coding sequence ATGACCGATAAAATCCGTACTCTGCAAGGTCGTGTTGTAAGCGACAAAATGGAGAAATCCATGGTTGTTGCTATCGAACGTTTTGTGAAACACCCGCTTTACGGTAAATTCATCAAGCGTACGACTAAGCTGCACGTACATGACGAGAACAATGAATGCGGTATCGGTGACGTGGTTGAAATCCGCGAATGCCGTCCGCTGTCCAAAACTAAGTCTTGGACACTTGTTCGCGTTGTAGAGAAAGCGATTCTGTAA
- the rplN gene encoding 50S ribosomal protein L14, which yields MIQEQTMLNVADNSGARRVMCIKVLGGSHRRYAGVGDIIKITIKEAIPRGKVKKGDVLKAVVVRTKKGVRRPDGSVIRFDGNACVILNNNSEQPIGTRIFGPVTRELRNEKFMKIISLAPEVL from the coding sequence ATGATCCAAGAACAGACTATGCTGAATGTGGCCGATAATTCCGGTGCACGTCGCGTAATGTGTATCAAGGTTCTAGGTGGCTCGCACCGTCGCTACGCAGGCGTCGGCGATATCATCAAAATTACCATCAAGGAAGCAATTCCTCGCGGTAAGGTGAAAAAAGGCGATGTTCTGAAGGCGGTAGTGGTGCGCACCAAGAAGGGTGTTCGTCGCCCGGACGGTTCTGTCATTCGCTTCGATGGCAATGCTTGCGTTATTTTAAACAATAACAGCGAACAGCCTATCGGTACGCGTATTTTTGGGCCGGTAACTCGTGAACTGCGTAATGAGAAGTTCATGAAAATTATCTCTCTGGCACCAGAAGTACTTTAA
- the rplX gene encoding 50S ribosomal protein L24: protein MAAKIRRDDEVIVLTGKDKGKRGKVKNVLSASKVIVEGINLVKKHQKPVPALNQPGGIVEKEAAIQVSNVAIFNAATGKADRVGFRFEDGKKVRFFKSNSETIK, encoded by the coding sequence ATGGCAGCGAAAATCCGTCGTGATGACGAAGTTATCGTGCTAACCGGCAAAGATAAAGGTAAGCGCGGTAAAGTAAAAAATGTCCTGTCTGCTAGTAAGGTCATTGTTGAAGGTATTAACCTGGTTAAAAAACATCAGAAGCCGGTTCCGGCCCTGAACCAACCAGGCGGCATCGTTGAAAAAGAAGCTGCAATTCAAGTTTCTAACGTTGCAATCTTCAATGCGGCAACTGGTAAGGCTGACCGTGTAGGCTTTAGATTCGAAGACGGCAAAAAAGTCCGTTTCTTTAAATCTAACAGCGAAACTATCAAGTAA
- the rplE gene encoding 50S ribosomal protein L5, translating into MAKLHDYYKDEVVKKLMTEFNYNSVMQVPRVEKITLNMGVGEAIADKKLLDNAAADLAAISGQKPLITKARKSVAGFKIRQGYPIGCKVTLRGERMWEFLERLISIAVPRIRDFRGLSAKSFDGRGNYSMGVREQIIFPEIDYDKVDRVRGLDITITTTAKSDDEGRALLAAFNFPFRK; encoded by the coding sequence ATGGCGAAACTGCATGATTACTACAAAGACGAAGTAGTTAAAAAACTCATGACTGAGTTTAACTACAATTCTGTCATGCAAGTCCCTCGGGTCGAGAAGATCACCCTGAATATGGGTGTTGGTGAAGCGATCGCTGACAAGAAACTGCTGGATAACGCAGCAGCTGATCTGGCAGCAATCTCCGGTCAAAAACCGTTGATCACCAAAGCACGCAAATCTGTTGCAGGCTTCAAAATCCGTCAGGGCTATCCGATCGGCTGTAAAGTAACTCTGCGTGGCGAACGCATGTGGGAGTTCCTTGAGCGTCTGATTTCCATTGCTGTACCGCGTATTCGTGACTTCCGTGGCTTGTCTGCCAAGTCATTCGATGGTCGTGGTAACTACAGCATGGGTGTGCGTGAGCAGATCATCTTCCCGGAAATCGACTACGATAAAGTCGATCGCGTTCGTGGTTTGGACATTACCATTACCACTACTGCGAAATCCGATGATGAAGGCCGTGCGCTGTTGGCCGCCTTTAACTTCCCATTCCGCAAGTAA
- the rpsN gene encoding 30S ribosomal protein S14, protein MAKQSMKAREVVRVKLAEKYRAKREELKAIISGVNSSDEDRWDAVLKLQTLPRDSSPSRQRNRCRQTGRPHAFLRKFGLSRIKVREAAMRGEIPGLKKASW, encoded by the coding sequence ATGGCTAAGCAATCCATGAAAGCACGCGAAGTTGTTCGTGTGAAACTGGCTGAAAAATACCGCGCTAAACGCGAGGAATTGAAAGCTATCATCTCTGGTGTGAACTCATCCGACGAAGATCGTTGGGATGCGGTTCTTAAGCTGCAGACTCTGCCGCGTGATTCCAGCCCGTCTCGTCAGCGTAATCGCTGCCGCCAAACTGGTCGTCCGCACGCTTTCCTGCGGAAGTTCGGGTTGAGCCGTATCAAGGTCCGTGAAGCCGCTATGCGCGGTGAAATTCCGGGTCTGAAAAAGGCTAGCTGGTAA
- the rpsH gene encoding 30S ribosomal protein S8, protein MSMQDPIADMLTRIRNGQAANKVAVTMPSSKLKVAIANVLKEEGYIEDFKIEGDTKPVLELELKYFQGKAVVESIQRVSRPGLRIYKRKDELPKVMAGLGIAVVSTSKGVMTDRAARQAGLGGEIICYVA, encoded by the coding sequence ATGAGCATGCAAGATCCGATCGCGGATATGCTGACCCGTATCCGTAACGGTCAAGCCGCGAACAAAGTTGCGGTCACCATGCCTTCCTCCAAGCTGAAAGTGGCAATTGCCAACGTGCTGAAGGAAGAAGGTTATATTGAAGATTTCAAAATCGAAGGCGACACCAAGCCAGTTCTGGAATTAGAACTTAAATATTTCCAGGGCAAGGCTGTGGTAGAAAGCATTCAGCGAGTAAGCCGTCCAGGTCTGCGCATCTATAAAAGAAAAGATGAGCTGCCAAAAGTTATGGCCGGTTTGGGTATCGCAGTTGTTTCTACCTCTAAAGGTGTTATGACTGATCGTGCAGCTCGCCAGGCTGGTCTTGGTGGCGAGATTATCTGCTACGTAGCTTAA
- the rplF gene encoding 50S ribosomal protein L6 codes for MSRVAKAPVVIPAGVEVKLNGQDISIKGKNGELSRKIHDAVEVKQADNALTFAPREGFVDGWAQAGTTRALLNAMVIGVTEGFTKKLQLVGVGYRAAVKGNVVNLSLGFSHPVDHALPAGITAECPSQTEIVLKGADKQVIGQVAAELRAYRRPEPYKGKGVRYADEVVRTKEAKKK; via the coding sequence ATGTCTCGTGTTGCAAAAGCACCCGTCGTCATTCCTGCCGGCGTAGAGGTAAAACTCAACGGTCAGGATATTTCGATTAAGGGTAAAAACGGCGAGCTGAGTCGTAAGATCCACGATGCTGTTGAAGTGAAACAAGCTGACAACGCTCTGACTTTCGCCCCGCGCGAAGGTTTCGTTGACGGATGGGCCCAAGCGGGCACCACTCGCGCTCTGTTGAACGCAATGGTTATCGGTGTTACCGAAGGCTTCACTAAGAAGCTGCAACTGGTTGGTGTTGGTTACCGTGCTGCTGTTAAAGGCAATGTGGTTAACCTGTCTCTTGGGTTCTCGCACCCAGTAGATCACGCACTGCCGGCAGGTATTACTGCAGAATGCCCAAGCCAAACTGAAATCGTACTGAAAGGTGCTGATAAGCAGGTTATTGGTCAGGTTGCTGCGGAATTACGCGCCTACCGTCGTCCTGAGCCTTACAAAGGCAAGGGTGTCCGTTACGCCGACGAAGTCGTGCGTACCAAAGAGGCTAAGAAGAAGTAA
- the rplR gene encoding 50S ribosomal protein L18, translating into MDKKAARIRRATRARRKLQELGATRLVVHRTPRHIYAQVIAPNGSEVLVAASTVEKAIAEQLKSTGNKDAASAIGKAIAERALEKGIKDVSFDRSGFQYHGRVQALADAAREAGLQF; encoded by the coding sequence ATGGATAAGAAAGCAGCTCGTATCCGTCGTGCGACCCGCGCACGCCGCAAGCTCCAGGAACTGGGTGCGACGCGTCTGGTGGTACATCGTACTCCACGCCATATTTATGCGCAGGTCATTGCACCGAACGGTTCTGAAGTCCTGGTAGCCGCTTCTACTGTAGAAAAAGCTATCGCTGAACAACTGAAGTCTACCGGTAATAAAGACGCAGCAAGTGCAATAGGTAAAGCTATTGCAGAACGCGCGTTAGAAAAAGGCATCAAAGATGTCTCTTTCGACCGTTCCGGTTTCCAATATCATGGTCGAGTCCAAGCACTGGCAGATGCTGCCCGTGAAGCTGGCCTTCAGTTCTAA
- the rpsE gene encoding 30S ribosomal protein S5, with product MAHIEKQAGELQEKLIAVNRVSKTVKGGRIFSFTALTVVGDGNGRVGFGYGKAREVPAAIQKAMEKARRNMMNVALNNGTLQHPVKGAHTGSRVFMQPASEGTGIIAGGAMRAVLEVAGVHNVLAKAYGSTNPINVVRATIDGLANMKSPEMVAAKRGKSVEEILG from the coding sequence ATGGCTCACATCGAGAAACAAGCTGGCGAACTGCAGGAAAAGCTGATCGCGGTAAATCGCGTATCTAAAACCGTTAAAGGTGGTCGTATTTTCAGCTTCACCGCACTGACTGTAGTGGGTGATGGCAACGGCCGCGTTGGTTTTGGTTACGGTAAAGCTCGCGAAGTTCCAGCAGCGATCCAGAAAGCGATGGAAAAAGCCCGTCGCAATATGATGAATGTCGCGCTGAACAACGGCACCCTGCAGCACCCAGTTAAAGGTGCTCACACGGGTTCTCGTGTGTTCATGCAGCCAGCTTCCGAAGGTACCGGTATTATCGCCGGTGGTGCAATGCGCGCCGTTTTGGAAGTTGCAGGGGTTCACAACGTATTGGCTAAAGCCTATGGTTCCACTAACCCAATTAACGTGGTTCGTGCAACGATTGATGGTTTGGCCAACATGAAGTCCCCGGAAATGGTCGCTGCCAAGCGTGGTAAATCCGTTGAAGAAATTCTGGGGTAA
- the rpmD gene encoding 50S ribosomal protein L30, translated as MAKTIKITQTRSAIGRLPKHKATLLGLGLRRIGHTVEREDTPAVRGMVNAVSYMVKVEE; from the coding sequence GTGGCAAAGACTATTAAAATCACTCAAACCCGTAGTGCAATCGGTCGTCTGCCGAAACATAAGGCGACACTGCTTGGCCTGGGTCTGCGTCGTATTGGTCATACTGTTGAACGTGAGGATACTCCTGCGGTTCGTGGTATGGTCAACGCGGTTTCCTACATGGTTAAAGTGGAGGAGTAA
- the rplO gene encoding 50S ribosomal protein L15, whose protein sequence is MRLNTLSPAEGAKHAPKRLGRGIGSGLGKTGGRGHKGQKSRSGGGVRRGFEGGQMPLYRRLPKFGFTSRKAMITSEVRLSDLAKVEGDVVDLNTLKAANVIGIQIEFAKVILSGEVARPVTIRGLRVTKGARAAIEAAGGKIEE, encoded by the coding sequence ATGCGTTTAAATACTCTGTCTCCGGCCGAAGGTGCTAAACACGCACCGAAGCGTTTAGGTCGTGGTATCGGTTCTGGCCTGGGCAAAACTGGCGGTCGTGGTCACAAAGGTCAGAAATCTCGTTCTGGCGGTGGCGTACGTCGTGGTTTTGAAGGTGGTCAGATGCCTTTATACCGTCGTCTGCCGAAATTCGGTTTTACTTCTCGTAAAGCGATGATCACATCAGAAGTTCGTCTGTCTGATCTTGCTAAAGTAGAAGGCGACGTAGTTGACCTGAATACGCTGAAAGCCGCTAATGTTATTGGCATTCAGATTGAATTCGCGAAAGTGATTCTGTCTGGTGAAGTTGCTCGTCCGGTAACGATTCGTGGTCTGCGTGTCACTAAAGGTGCTCGTGCTGCTATCGAAGCTGCTGGCGGTAAAATTGAGGAATAA
- the secY gene encoding preprotein translocase subunit SecY — translation MAKQPGLDFQSAKGGVGELKRRLLFVIGALIVFRIGSFIPIPGIDATVLAKLLEQQRGTIIEMFNMFSGGALSRASIFALGIMPYISASIIIQLLTVVHPALAEIKKEGEAGRRKISQYTRYGTLVLAIFQSIGIATGLPNMPGMQDLVINPGFAFYFTAVVSLVTGTMFLMWLGEQITERGIGNGISIIIFAGIVAGLPPAIGHTIEQARQGDLHFLLLLLVAVLVFAVTFFVVFIERGQRRIVVNYAKRQQGRRVYAAQSTHLPLKVNMAGVIPAIFASSIILFPATIASWFGGGTGWNWLTTISLYLQPGQPLYVLLYASAIIFFCFFYTALVFNPRETADNLKKSGAFVPGIRPGEQTAKYIDKVMTRLTLIGAMYITFICLIPEFMRDAMKVPFYFGGTSLLIVVVVIMDFMAQVQTLMMSSQYESALKKANLKGYNR, via the coding sequence ATGGCCAAACAACCAGGATTAGATTTTCAGAGTGCTAAAGGCGGAGTTGGTGAACTGAAGCGCAGACTTTTGTTTGTTATCGGTGCGCTAATTGTTTTCCGTATTGGCTCTTTTATTCCGATTCCTGGTATTGATGCCACTGTGCTTGCCAAATTGCTTGAACAGCAGCGAGGCACCATCATTGAAATGTTTAACATGTTCTCTGGTGGTGCTCTCAGCCGTGCTTCTATCTTTGCTCTGGGTATTATGCCGTATATTTCGGCGTCGATTATTATCCAATTGCTGACGGTGGTTCATCCTGCGTTGGCTGAAATAAAGAAAGAAGGGGAAGCTGGCCGTCGTAAGATAAGCCAGTATACCCGCTACGGTACCTTGGTATTGGCTATATTCCAGTCGATCGGTATTGCTACTGGTCTGCCGAATATGCCTGGAATGCAAGACTTGGTGATAAATCCGGGTTTTGCTTTCTACTTTACCGCTGTTGTGAGCCTGGTTACTGGGACAATGTTCCTGATGTGGCTGGGAGAACAGATTACTGAGCGTGGTATCGGTAACGGTATCTCGATCATAATCTTCGCTGGTATTGTTGCGGGTCTACCGCCGGCCATTGGCCATACCATCGAGCAAGCTCGGCAAGGCGACCTGCACTTCCTCCTGTTGCTGTTGGTTGCAGTTTTAGTGTTTGCAGTAACCTTCTTCGTTGTTTTCATTGAGCGTGGTCAACGTCGTATCGTCGTTAATTATGCAAAACGTCAACAAGGTCGTCGTGTTTATGCAGCACAGAGTACGCATTTACCGCTGAAGGTGAATATGGCTGGGGTTATTCCCGCAATCTTCGCTTCCAGTATTATTCTGTTCCCTGCCACGATTGCATCCTGGTTTGGGGGCGGTACCGGTTGGAACTGGCTGACAACTATTTCGCTGTATTTGCAGCCCGGACAACCGCTTTATGTGTTACTCTATGCGTCTGCAATCATCTTCTTCTGTTTCTTCTACACTGCGTTGGTTTTCAACCCGCGTGAAACAGCAGATAACCTGAAGAAGTCCGGTGCATTCGTGCCAGGAATTCGTCCGGGAGAGCAAACGGCGAAATATATCGATAAAGTGATGACTCGCCTGACTCTGATTGGTGCGATGTATATTACTTTTATCTGCCTGATCCCGGAGTTTATGCGTGACGCAATGAAAGTACCTTTCTATTTCGGGGGTACATCTTTATTGATCGTTGTTGTCGTCATCATGGACTTTATGGCTCAAGTGCAAACTCTGATGATGTCGAGTCAATATGAGTCTGCATTGAAGAAAGCAAACCTGAAAGGCTATAACCGTTAA
- the rpmJ gene encoding 50S ribosomal protein L36, producing the protein MKVRASVKKLCRNCKIVKRNGVVRVICSAEPKHKQRQG; encoded by the coding sequence ATGAAAGTTCGTGCTTCCGTCAAGAAATTATGTCGTAACTGTAAGATTGTTAAGCGTAACGGTGTCGTTCGTGTGATCTGCAGTGCCGAACCGAAGCATAAACAGCGTCAAGGCTGA
- the rpsM gene encoding 30S ribosomal protein S13: MARIAGINIPDHKHTVIALTSIFGIGKTRSQAICAATGIAEDVKISELSEEQIDKLRDEVAKFVVEGDLRREVTLSIKRLMDLGTYRGLRHRRGLPVRGQRTKTNARTRKGPRKPIKK, translated from the coding sequence GTGGCCCGTATAGCAGGCATTAACATTCCTGATCATAAACATACCGTTATTGCGTTAACGTCGATTTTCGGTATCGGTAAAACCCGTTCGCAGGCTATTTGTGCTGCAACAGGTATTGCCGAAGATGTTAAGATCAGTGAGCTGTCTGAAGAGCAAATCGATAAGCTGCGTGACGAAGTTGCCAAGTTTGTTGTAGAAGGTGATCTGCGTCGTGAAGTTACCCTGAGCATCAAGCGTCTTATGGACCTTGGTACTTATCGTGGTTTGCGTCATCGTCGTGGTCTGCCGGTTCGCGGTCAGCGTACCAAGACTAACGCCCGTACCCGTAAGGGTCCGCGCAAACCGATCAAGAAATAA
- the rpsK gene encoding 30S ribosomal protein S11, translated as MAKAPIRARKRVRKQVSDGVAHIHASFNNTIVTITDRQGNALGWATAGGSGFRGSRKSTPFAAQVAAERCAEAVKEYGIKNLEVMVKGPGPGRESTIRALNAAGFRITNITDVTPIPHNGCRPPKKRRV; from the coding sequence ATGGCAAAGGCACCTATTCGTGCACGTAAGCGTGTAAGAAAGCAAGTCTCTGACGGTGTGGCTCATATCCATGCTTCTTTCAACAACACCATCGTAACCATTACTGATCGTCAGGGTAATGCGCTGGGTTGGGCAACTGCCGGTGGTTCCGGCTTCCGTGGTTCTCGTAAATCTACGCCGTTCGCTGCTCAGGTAGCCGCAGAACGTTGCGCAGAGGCCGTGAAAGAGTACGGTATTAAGAACCTGGAAGTTATGGTTAAAGGACCTGGTCCGGGCCGTGAGTCTACTATCCGCGCATTGAACGCGGCTGGTTTCCGCATCACTAATATTACTGATGTGACTCCGATCCCTCATAACGGTTGTCGTCCGCCGAAAAAGCGCCGCGTATAA
- the rpsD gene encoding 30S ribosomal protein S4: MARYLGPKLKLSRREGTDLFLKSGVRAIDSKCKIEQAPGQHGARKPRLSDYGVQLREKQKVRRIYGVLERQFRNYYKEAARLKGNTGANLLQLLEGRLDNVVYRMGFGATRAEARQMVSHKAIMVNGRVVSIASYQVSPNDVVSIREKAKKQSRVKAALELAEQREKPTWLEVDAAKMEGVFKRIPERTDLSADINEHLIVELYSK, from the coding sequence ATGGCAAGATATTTGGGTCCTAAGCTCAAGCTGAGCCGTCGTGAAGGCACCGACCTGTTCCTGAAGTCTGGTGTTCGTGCGATCGATTCCAAGTGTAAAATTGAACAAGCTCCTGGCCAGCACGGTGCGCGTAAACCGCGTCTGTCTGACTATGGTGTACAGTTGCGTGAAAAGCAAAAAGTTCGCCGTATCTACGGTGTTCTGGAGCGTCAGTTCCGTAACTATTATAAAGAAGCTGCACGTCTGAAAGGCAACACAGGTGCAAACCTGCTGCAACTGCTGGAAGGTCGTCTGGATAACGTTGTTTATCGTATGGGTTTTGGTGCCACTCGTGCTGAAGCACGTCAGATGGTAAGCCACAAAGCTATCATGGTAAACGGTCGCGTTGTTAGCATCGCTTCTTATCAGGTATCCCCGAATGACGTAGTCAGCATCCGTGAGAAAGCGAAAAAGCAATCTCGCGTGAAAGCCGCTCTGGAGCTGGCTGAACAGCGTGAAAAGCCAACTTGGCTGGAAGTTGATGCTGCCAAGATGGAAGGTGTGTTCAAACGTATTCCTGAACGTACCGATCTGTCTGCGGACATTAATGAACACCTGATCGTCGAGCTTTACTCCAAGTAA